A single Brachionichthys hirsutus isolate HB-005 chromosome 17, CSIRO-AGI_Bhir_v1, whole genome shotgun sequence DNA region contains:
- the LOC137907080 gene encoding tetraspanin-1-like yields the protein MCCAGFLKMMMFIFNGAIFLAGVAIMGVGIWVKVDSGSLMDILDNVDGAPSELSILVNVSYLLIGVGAVLLVIGFLGCCGAIKESKCMLLTFFSIVLIIFLLEVAAAVVLLVFQNLTDELLHGVENELRNTIRRKYGQDEDVTSLWNSTMEKFDCCGVKNYTDFYYSPFYNVTEGLVFPPTCCRANVTVGECNESEAVSSVADGCLDILVQLIEENSAIIAGVALGIAALEIAAMVVSMVLYKQIGSKA from the exons ATGTGTTGCGCCGGGTTCCTCAAAATGATGATGTTCATCTTCAATGGCGCCATCTTT CTGGCAGGTGTCGCCATCATGGGTGTGGGGATTTGGGTGAAGGTGGACAGCGGCTCTCTGATGGACATTTTGGACAATGTGGACGGCGCTCCCTCTGAGTTGTCCATCTTGGTCAACGTCAGCTATCTGCTCATCGGTGTGGGCGCTGTGCTGCTGGTCATCGGCTTCCTGGGCTGCTGCGGAGCCATCAAGGAGAGCAAATGCATGCTGCTGACG TTCTTCAGCATCGTGCTGATCATCTTCCTCCTCGAGGTTGCAGCAGCTGTGGTGCTCCTCGTCTTCCAGAATTTG ACTGATGAGCTTCTTCATGGCGTAGAAAATGAACTCAGAAACACCATCAGACGCAAGTATGGGCAAGATGAAGACGTGACGTCGCTCTGGAACAGCACCATGGAGAAG TTTGACTGCTGTGGAGTCAAGAACTacacagatttttattattcCCCTTTTTACAACGTAACCGAAGGACTTGTTTTCCCGCCAACATGCTGCCGTGCAAACGTCACCGTGGGTGAATGCAATGAAAGCGAGGCGGTCTCTTCG GTGGCGGACGGATGCCTGGACATTCTGGTGCAGCTGATAGAGGAAAATTCTGCCATCATTGCAGGTGTTGCTCTGGGAATCGCTGCTCTCGAG ATTGCTGCTATGGTGGTTTCTATGGTTCTCTACAAGCAGATTGGCTCCAAGGCGTAA
- the dand5 gene encoding DAN domain family member 5 yields the protein MSFPVGFVILSIWTAVAFSFPHNTIGSIAKGSRALLESSGGGPDEAVGGLVKVVQLDPRAVSQSGFFRRGLNHRRALPRSSKLAFPAFLFHGRPGPALAPKAPVSPLHHLHLKSPSDMEVKKRQGFQMWQRAVHKKEKMSLPVNLMDSERACAAVPFTQRVTADGCDTVSMSNKLCFGQCSSLFVPPEGEFFSQEAGTGPPRHRAPCSRCAPSKVRTEPVHLLCGGKVREKRVMVVEECRCETGREEKSNEAAASKHL from the exons atgtctttcccGGTCGGCTTTGTCATTTTGTCCATCTGGACAGCCGTTGCTTTTTCATTCCCTCATAATACCATTGGCAGCATTGCAAAAGGCTCTAGAGCTTTATTGGAATCATCTGGTGGGGGGCCGGATGAAGCCGTCGGAGGGCTTGTTAAGGTTGTGCAGCTGGATCCCCGCGCTGTGTCCCAGTCAGGGTTCTTCAGAAGAGGACTGAACCACAGAAGAGCCTTGCCACGGAGCTCCAAATTGGCCTTCCCTGCTTTCCTGTTTCACGGGCGTCCAGGCCCAGCCCTGGCTCCCAAGGCTCCGGTGAGTCCTCTTCACCACCTGCACCTCAAAAGCCCATCTGACATGGAAGTAAAGAAGAGACAAGGCTTTCAGATGTGGCAGAGGGCTGTTCATAAAAAGGAGAAGATGTCCCTTCCAGTCAACCTGATGGACTCTGAACGGGCTTGTGCCGCGGTACCGTTCACTCAG CGGGTGACAGCAGATGGATGTGACACAGTATCAATGAGCAACAAGCTGTGCTTTGGTCAGTGCAGCTCCCTGTTTGTCCCACCTGAGGGGGAGTTTTTCAGCCAGGAGGCTGGGACGGGGCCCCCCCGCCACCGGGCCCCCTGCTCCAGATGCGCCCCGTCCAAAGTTCGCACTGAGCCTGTGCACCTGCTCTGCGGTGGCAAGGTCCGTGAGAaacgggtgatggtggtggaggAGTGCAGGTGCGAGACAGGCCGTGAGGAAAAGAGCAATGAGGCTGCAGCTTCCAAACACCTGTAA
- the LOC137907081 gene encoding ras-related protein Rab-3D-like → MALARHTPPGPEHKDAADQNFDYMFKVLIIGNSSVGKTSFLFRYADDSFTSAFVSTVGIDFKVKTIYCKDKRVKLQIWDTAGQERYRTITTAYYRGAMGFLLMYDITSEESFCAVQDWATQIKTYSWGNAEVALVGNKLDLEEERQVPTEDAQRLATELGFQFLEASAKDNVNVKQVFDKLVENICERMNESPNGDTSLPAKSKGANLQETPRSGSQGGCAC, encoded by the exons ATGGCGCTCGCCAGACACACGCCGCCCGGCCCGGAGCACAAAGACGCAGCCGACCAGAACTTTGACTACATGTTTAAGGTGTTGATCATCGGCAACAGCAGCGTGGGAAAGACCTCCTTCCTGTTCCGCTATGCAGACGACTCCTTCACGTCAGCCTTCGTCAGCACGGTGGGCATCGACTTCAAAGTCAAGACCATCTACTGCAAGGACAAGCGGGTCAAGCTTCAGATCTgg GACACAGCAGGTCAGGAGCGCTATCGAACCATCACCACAGCCTACTACAGAGGAGCCATGGGATTTCTGCTGATGTATGACATCACAAGCGAGGAGTCGTTCTGTGCTGTGCAGGACTG GGCGACCCAGATCAAGACATACTCGTGGGGTAACGCGGAAGTGGCTCTGGTGGGCAACAAGCTGGActtggaagaggagaggcaggtCCCCACTGAAGATGCCCAAAGACTGGCAACAGAGCtcg GCTTTCAGTTCTTGGAGGCCAGTGCCAAAGACAACGTCAACGTGAAGCAGGTTTTTGACAAACTGGTGGAAAACATCTGCGAGAGGATGAACGAAAGTCCCAACGGTGACACCAGCCTGCCAGCCAAAAGCAAGGGAGCCAACCTGCAGGAGACGCCCCGCAGCGGCAGCCAGGGCGGCTGTGCATGCTGA